The segment CGTTCCTTTCTGAGGATATGGTTTTGGGCAACGCCGGCGATCGACCTACCGGCGGTAAGATTCTGACCCTCGCATCGGAACTTGCGCCTGGACAGTCCATTACGGAGTCCTTCAGTTCGGGCGCCAGAGATCTGGAGAAATATCCTTACCTGACGCTCATGGTCGATTGGCATGATCTCGTCAAAGAATCAAATGAAAAGAACAACTACGCCGCGGTAGCGATCAAGCAAAAGATTTTCCCGGAACTTCCGAAAACGCCTCCGGCGGATCGTGCTGACGACTCCAAACCGGCCGCGCCGACCGGCGAAGTGCTGATCGATAACGTCGCGGCGTTTCAGCAAGGGAATCAGATGATCATTACCTACGATCTCGTGAATTCGACTCCCATTCGTAACGCCAAAGATATGAATGGGGCGTCGATTTCGGGCGCTCGCCAGCACTGGATCGAGCGACTTGGCTCTGATTCAAGAATTGCGAAGATTCCGGGTAACATCGCTCGCGATGGGCGGCGATATGCGGCGAGCGGTTACACCGAACACGTAAGGCCCGGTGCGGTTCGTAGTCTCCAGCACCGCCAATGGATTGAAGGATACCCGTCCGGAACCTACCGATTTACCGTTCAGTGGCGGCAGAAGGGGCTTCCAGATAAGGAAGCGCATGTTGACTTCACGATTCCCTAGCCGTCCACGCTGAGTCTGCGCACGAAAAAGCCCGTTGCAAGTCTTTACCTGCAACGGGCTTGCGGTAGCGGAGGGCACGAGATTCGAACTCGCAACTCACCACTAGATTCCCAATCTTGCCTCCGATGGCAAGAAAGTGGTGGAAGTGGGATGAAGTACGGGGTGGAAATCTAGAGTTTGGAAGCAGATCGAGACGCGGTAATCCAATAGGGAAGTTCAAAGGGGGAATAGGTCAGTCGACCTTATGTAATGCGGTTACGTCAACTTCGCGCCAGTTGGTTTTCATGTAGTCCGCAACATTTGCTTGATTTTCTCCGTATTTCCCAATCCCAGAAGCGACGAGAATTGCGATTCCAATCCAATACGCCAGTGCGTAATTTGGCAGCCATGAATAGACTGCCCAGGTAATAAGGGCAAAGATGCCCGGAATAACAAGGAGCGAGATCAGGTAATTGCCAAGTACTTTAGACCCCTTAATTGCTTTGGCCCGCATCAGTTTCAAAGTGAACGGGATAGCAAAAAACAAGACAATCAAAACCTGAAGGAGAAAAAAACCGGCTATTGTGCCAATGAACCAAGTCAGCCCGAAAAAGAAAAAGGTTGCCATCGGCTGCTCCCATAAAACTCACCACATCTGGCGACGCAAGAAACCTTACAAGCAATGGTAGTCAAACCTGCGTTTCTACTCGAAGTCTTGCCCTGGTAGGCGGACGCGGAGTTTTTTCCGCCGGCTGTTCTTTAGGCTTGTTTATTGAATAACGAAGCACCTAAGAATAAAGCGTGGCGATTGAGAGTGCCAACGATTTTTCTTGCCTTTGAGGCTGATAGGTATACGAGCTTGGCGATGACGAACTTGGTATATCTCGTGTTGCAAGTTGGGAAATGCCTAGCAAACTTCCAGGCAAACCTAAACGCTACACGTACACTTTGTTGGCTGACTTGGTCACGAAAAAGCCCGTTGCAAGTCTTTACCTGCAACGGGCTTGCGGTAGCGGAGGGCACGAGATTCGAACTCGCAACCCCTTACGGGGCACTTCATTTCCAATGAAGCCGCTAACCATTCGCTTACCCTCCATCGATACGTGCTGGGGAAGGCTTTCCCACTGCACGATCTTGCCAAAGGGCAATTCTCGACGCCCATTCTAGCTGGCGACCCCGGTTACCACAACGGAGCCGTCTACCTGGGGCCAAGGGACGATTTTTCCTAGACACGCCTCGCTTCTGCGGGGTTCAGGTCTCCTCAGTAGCGAGATTTGCGGGGCGGATACCCGCGATTTTCTTGTAATCGGAAAAAAATAAAGAGAATTTTGGCCAAAATGCGGGCTGATCGGGCGACTGCTATCGAGATGTCACGGGACGTCTCGCTACTCGTCTCGACGATTGCACCTTATCTGGCCGCTATGCTTCCATCTATCGACGGCAACGACGCCGGCAAACATACCAGTTTTGCCGAACAGTACATCGTTCATCAGGAACGACTGCGCGGTTACGTCAGCTCGCTGGTCACGAACTGGAGCGACGCCGAGGAAGTCTTCCAGCGGACCAGTCTCTGCCTCTGGCGGAAGTGGGAAGCGTTTGACCCGGCCCGGGGATTTTTGCCCTGGGCGTTCGGGGTCGCGCGGATTGAGGCGAAACGGTACCTCGCCGAAAAAGGGCGCCAGCAGCAGATGCTGAGCGACGCGGCGATGGAGGCCCTGGATAAAGCGATCATTCAGAACAGCGACGCGATCGACGAGCGGCTCTCGGCCCTCGAGCATTGCGTCAACAAGCTGCAGGTCGCCAACCGCGCCCTGCTGCGAGCCCTTTACCAGAAGAACGCCTCGGTCGAAGAGGCGGCCGCGACCTTCGGCCTAACTGCCAACGCCGTCTACAAACGGGTCCGAAAAATTCGGGAACTGCTGCATCGTTGCATCGATCGCCAACTCTCGCCGGCGGGAGATCAACCATGAGCGACCATAAAGGCCCCTACGGCGAAATGATCGCCGACGTCGAAATCTGCGACCTGATTGACGCTTGCGTCTCGAACCAGGCGACTCCCGATCAATGGCTTCGGTTGAGCCGCTTGATCGTCGATCGCGAAGACGTCCGCGCTTGTTATGCGGCGCAGTCGATGGCTAACGCTCGTTTGGCCGCCCTATTGCAGATTGGCGAACAAGACGAGCTGGGCGTTTTCACGCAGATCGAACAAGAGCCGGCCCCGCGCGTCATGTCGTCGATTCCAAAGCGAAAGCCGGCGATCGAAATCAGCTCCGAAGCGCTCCTCACGTTGCTGTGCGGCGCTGCTGCCGTTGTGCTGGTCTGCGGCGTTGTGATGAGCCAGTGGCTCATTACTACTCGGGTCGATAGCGGTCCGATCGCGGTTACCGAGCAAGTCCCACCAGCAGTTTTGCGACAGGTCGAAGCGAACGCAGGGGCTGAAATCGCCGTTCACCCACGCGAACTGTTCGCCAGCACGCTGATCGAGTTGCCCAGCGGTAAGTACGAAGCGACCACCTCGGTCGGAGCGACGATCAAATTGGCCGGCCCGGCTCGTCTGCGAATCGAGGACCATCTGACGTGGAAACTCTTCACGGGCAAGATGGTCGTCCACGCTCCTCCTGCGGCCAAAGGCTTTACCGTCAAAACCGACAATGCCGAGATTGTCGATCTGGGAACGGAGTTCGGCGTCATCGTCGATTCCGCGGGAGTCACCAGCGTCGCGGTCTTTGACGGCAAAGTCGACCTCGCGTCAGGAGAAAGTCAAAAGTCGTTGGTTATCGGCGACGGCTTTACCATCAGCAAGACCGGACGACTCGATCACTTGTCGATCATCGACCCTTCCCGCTTTGAAGAGCCGGGCGAAGATTTGACCCCTCCGCTCATTTCGGAGGTGCGGAACAACAGTCTGATTTCGTTCGGCGCATGCCAGATTATCCGGGGCGGCTTCCGTGAGGATGCGCTCGCCTACGTCGATCGTAAGCATCAATGGAATGGCGTCGACGCGAGCGGCTTGCCGGAAGAACTGGTCGGGGTCGACTACGTGCGGATGGTCAATGACTGGAAGTTCGACGAGCAGATCGAGGAGCGTGACGATCTGGAATTCGCCGTGACGTTCGCTCGGCCGGCGACCGTCTATCTGCTGGTCGACGAGCGTATAACGCCGCCGATCTGGTTGCGCCGCAATTTCGCCAAGACCGGCATGCAGGTCGGCTTGGATGAAGGGACGCACAACTGCGTACGTACCGGATTGAGCTACGAGAAAGAACAAGCGAAAGGCCCCGGCAATTCGATTGACGTGGTCATGCGAGTTTGGAAGACCGATCTCCCTGAGGGGGGCGAACTGAAGATAGGTCCCATCGGAAGCAAGAGCAGAGGCTGGGTCGTGCCATGTATTGTGGCGCGTCCCCTGTAACGCGTTTCGTTGGGTCAGCATCCCTTTTCATTTTATTCTCATTCGTTCAGAAGGTTCGTTGGATGTCCTTATCTAGAAAGAAAGGTTTCACCCTGGTGGAACTGCTGGTGGTGATCGCCATCATCGGCGTTTTGATCGCACTGCTCTTGCCGGCAGTGCAGCAAGCCCGCGAAGCCGCGCGGCGCATGCAATGCACCAATCACATGAAGCAGTTGGGATTGGCGCTGCACAACTATCACGACACGTACCGCGCGTTTCCCGCGATCAGCTACGATCACGAAGTGAACGGCGGCGACGAAGCCCGGCACGCTAGTTGGAGCTGGGGGACTTTGATTCTGTCGCAATTGGAACAAGGCGCCGCCTACGATATCCTGGCGCCCAGCCGCCCGGACCGTCTGCATGAAGCAGTGACCAAGCCGGCCAAGCTGGCGGTGCTGCAAACGCCGCTGACCACCTGGCGCTGTCCGTCCGACACCGGTCCCGAGTTGAACTCGCACTACAAGATCAACGACGGATCGGGCACCGCGGGCAATCGGAAAGAATTGGCGACCGCCAACTACGTCGGCGTGAATAGCGCCGGCGACGTTGATCGCGCCAACACCCACAACGGCATCTTCGTCCCCGGCACCAACGTGCAAGGGAACAAACGCTGGGTCGTCGCGATGCGCGACATTCTGGACGGGACCAGCAACACGGCGATGGTCGGCGAACGGGCCTGGATGCAAAACGGGGTCGAAATTGGCGCCGCGGTCGTCTTTGGCCACAACGGCAACGCCGATATCGAAAACAACGCCGACTACAACAACGGGTTCATCACCGTCGTCGGCGGAGGAAAGCCGCATATCAACACGATTGATACCTGCGGATCGGGATGCAATGACAACGACGGCCGCCAAGGCTTTTCGAGCATGCACCCGGGCGGCGCTCAATTTCTGTTTGGAGACGGATCGGTCCACTTCCTGAGTGAGAACATTGACGACAACATCGGCGGTGGAACCGACTCGACCTACGAGCGATTGATGAATCGCTACGATGGTCAGCCGGTCGGCGCGTACTAACGAAGCGTTTGCGAACTGCAGCGCGGGCGATTCGCTTGCGCTGCGTTCGTCAACGAAGGTTCTCAATTAGGAGATGCTATGTATCGAATGATTTCCAACAGCCCTTGGCTGGCGCTAGCGATAATGACTGCGGCGTTCGTCGGCTGCGGCAACGACCTGCCGCCGGTCGGAGAAGTCTATGGAACGGTCAAACTGAACGGCGAACCGGTCGAAGGTTGCCAGGTAATGTTTGAGCCGATCGCCGGCGGCCGAAGTTCCTCGGCGATGACCGACGCCGACGGACGTTATACCTTGCGTTACAACGGAGACGCCGACGGCGCGTTGCTGGGCAAACACAAAGTGCGGTTGATCACGGCGCGCGGGACGCGACGAGACGACAATGGGCGGATCGTCGATCCCGGCGTCAAAGAAAAGTTGCCGAAGGAATACAACAGCGAAACGACGCAGGTCGTCGAAGTGACCTCCGGCGACAATCCGATCGATTTCGAGGTGGCTGTCAGCAAGTAGCGATCCTCGATTTGCGGAATTAGATCAGACGCTCGAGAGCGGCTTCGGCCGCTCTTCTTTTTTGCGCTCAGCCGACTGGAAATGCCCTCCCCCTCTCTTGTCTGGTGTCAGCTACCGGCGTTTCTCCCCCCCGTCGGCGCTCGATTTGGCGCCTTAGCGACTTGCGGGTTTCCCTAGCAGCAGGGGTTTCTATGAGGATTTCCTCATATCCATAAAAAATTACCGCCATTTCGCAGAATCGATGGCCAAACTGAGGCAATCCAATGGAGTGCATGCGGAAACGATACCCAACGATGGTCTGCACGAGAGCGGCGCGGCTGCCGGCGACGACAATGATATCGACCCCAGATCCCTCTGCGACGAACCAGTCCAGCTTCGCCGAAGCCTATATCGCGAACCAGGAACGGCTAAAGGGATACGTCTATTCCCTGGTCTTCAACTGGAATGACGCCGAGGAGGTCTTTCAGCGGACCAGTCTCGGACTCTGGAAGAAGTGGGAGCAGTTCGATCCTGAGCGAGAATTTCTTCCCTGGGCGTTCGGCATGGCCCGCATCGAAGCGAAGCGTTTTCTGGCCGAAAAGGGGAAGCAGGAGCTGATGTTGAGCGACGCCGCGATGGAAGCGCTCGATACGGCGCTGGTCGATCGCGCCGACGGCTGGAACGAACGTCTCGCCGCGCTGGAACAATGCGTCAAGAAGCTGCCGACGCAACAACGCTCGATGCTGTGGGCCTCTTATAAGAAAGCGAGCAGCGTGGAGCAAATTGGTCAGATGTTCGGGCTTTCGGCGAACGCCGTGTACAAGCGACTGCGGCGCATTCGCGAGCAGCTCCATCAATGCATTGATCTGCGGATTGCAATGGGAGGCGACGGGAAATGAACTCGCGTCGTGCTGTACAAGGAAAACTGGTCGCCAACGCAGCGGTTCTCGATCTGATCGATCTTTGCTTGACCGATCGAGCGACTCCGGATCAGTGGAAGACTCTCAGTCAATTAATCGTTGACGAGCCGCTGGTTCGCGATTGCTTCGCCGCGCAGGCGATCGCCAGTTCTCGCCTGGCGATGATCGCCGGGTTTGAAGTTTCGCCCGCGGAGCCAGTGGCGACGCGTCTCGCTGCAGAGTTGGCGACGCCAGTCAAACGATCATGGTCCCCGCGTTTGCCGAAGGTCCAAATTCCGGTCAGCCGCGCGGCGCTGGTCACCTTAGCCGCTGGCGTGATGCTGGTCCTGGTCGGGTATGGCGCGCTGGTAGGCTATCAAAGCTGGGTTTCCAGCGGCGTCCCAACCGCGAATCTTGCCAGCGGCGGCGTCCCGGCTGCGGTCCGAATCTTTAACGTTGCCGGCGAAACCGAACCACGCGAATTTCACGGCACCGAAGTTTTTGAGCTTCCCAGCGGCAGTTACCAGGCTGAGACTTCGGCTGGCGCTCGCATTCAACTGACCGGGCCGATCCGCGTGCGGGTCGAAAGTCCGCTCGCGTGGCGGTTGTTCTACGGAAAAATGATCGCCGACGTTCCACCGGAAGGTTATGGCTTCACGATTCAGACGAACCAGGCGAAGGTGATCGATCTGGGGACGAAGTTTGGCGTCGCCGTCGATCGAGACGGCGACACCAAGGTGGTCGTCTACGAGGGGAACGTCGAGCTTGTTTCCGGTCGCAAGAAAAAGTCGCTGACGGTCGGGGACGCATGGACGGTTCCGACGACCGAACAGTTTGAGCCGCTCACCTTTTCCGATCCGGTAACGTTCCTGGAAGCTGGCGACATTCCTCCGTCGGTGATCGGCAAGGTGATGCATAACGGCGTCGATCGCCGAGCGACCTATCAGATTGTGCGAGCCGGCTTCCAAGAGGATGCGCTCGCCTACACCGATCGCGTGCATCAGTGGAACGGAATTCTCTCTTCCGGATTGCCGCCGCAACTGCTCGGTTTGGACTACGTCCGGATGGCGAACGATTGGAAGTTCGATGCGAACGACAGTCTCCGCGACGATCTGGAGATCACCTATGAGTTTAACCGCCCAGCCGTCGCCTATTTGCTGGTCGACGAACGTCTGGCGAAACCGCCATGGCTGCGGCAGAACTTTCGTGATACCGGTTGGGTGATCGGGCTCGATAAGGGATCGCACCACGATCCGGAAACGCGCCTCAGCTACGAGCTCGATCAGGCGAAAGGCGCCGGCGCCTCCATCGACGTCCTCTTGCGTGTGTGGCGCGTCGTCTTGCCCGAAGGGGGCGAGTTGAAGATTGGCCCTATTGGAAATCAAAAGGACGACTGGGTAGTTCCCTGCCTGGTCGCACGTCCGATTTAACCGCCTTCAGACTGCAGCGGCGGTGATAGCGATTATTCATTCATTTTGTTACTTCCAGGAACTGCAATTGATATGAACGCTTGCCGAAAGAGAGGTTTCACCCTGGTGGAACTGCTAGTTGTGATCGCCATCATCGGCGTCTTGATCGCTTTGCTGTTGCCTGCGGTTCAGCAGGCCCGCGAAGCGGCTCGCCGGATGCAGTGCACCAACCATCTGAAGCAACTCGCTTTGGCGCTGCACAACTACCACGATACCTTTGGCGTCTTTCCGGCGATCAGCTACGACCACGAAGTGAACGGCGGCGACGAGAACAGACACGCCAGCTGGAGCTGGGGAACCTGCATCCTGCCGCAGATCGAACAAAGCAACGCCTATGACATTCTTGCGCCGAGCCATCCCGATCGTTTGCATGAAGCGGTCAACAAGGCGGACAAGCTGCGCGTGCTGCAAACGCCGATTTCCTCGTGGCGTTGTCCCTCGGACGTTGGACCGGAACTGAACAGCCATCTGACGATCAACAATGGTTCTGGCAACCAGGCGCAAGACGTGCAAATCGCGACAGCCAACTACCTGGGGGTGAATCATAGCGGCGACATTGGCCGGACCACCAAGAACGCTGCGGTGAACGGGATCTTTGTCGCCGGGACGAACGTCGCTCAGAACCGCCGCATGGTCTGCCGCTTGCGAGACGTGCTGGACGGTACCAGCAACACGGCGATGGTCGGCGAACGGGCCTGGATGCTCGGCGGCGTCGAACTGGGCGCCGGGCTGGTCTTCGGCCACACCGGCAACGAAGACATTGAAGATAGCCACAACTACAAAGATGGCTTCATTGCGGTGGTCGGCGCCGGCAAGACGCACATCAATATGAACGACACCTGCGGCACCGGCTGCGACGATCGCGACGGCCGCCAGGGATTCTCCAGCTTGCATCCAGGGGGCGCCCAGTTCGCCTTCGCCGACGGTTCGGTTCACTTCCTGAACGAGAACATCGACGACGACTTTGGCGGTCCGGTCGATACGACCTACGAACGCATCTTGTCGTGCAACGATGGACAAGTGACCGGCAACTACTAAACGTACGATCGACTATCCCCTTATCAGTCTTCGTCTCGCTTGGCCGTGACGGAGGCGAGACAGGAGTTTCTCCATGATTCGCGGTTTTCATTTCGGCAGATTGTTAGCGCTCACGGCAATCGGCGCGGCATTGGTTGGATGTAGTGACGGAAACACGCCGCCGCTGGGCGACGTTCATGGGCAAGTGACCTACAACGGGACGCCGGTCGACGGTTGCAACGTCATCTTTACGCCGGCGGCGAGCGGACGAAGCTCAAGCGCTGTGACTGACGCCGACGGATATTACGTGTTGAAATATAGCGCCACCGCCGCTGGGGCGCTGGTTGGCGAACATCGCGTCGAGTTGACCACTGCTCGCGACCGAATCGTCAGCGACGAAGGGCAACTGCGTGACGCCGGCCGGAAGGAGATTTTCCCGAAGGAATACAACGCCGAAACGACGCAGGTCGTGGAAGTGACCGGTTGGGATAATACGATTGATTTTCACGTCGTCGGCAAATAGCCAGCGGTGCGAAGTCGCTATCACCAGTCTTCGATCAAAACGCGGCGGTTCCGGCGGCCGCGTTTTTTCATGCGCTGCCAATAAGTGAAATGCCGGCTCCTGTCATGCG is part of the Blastopirellula sediminis genome and harbors:
- a CDS encoding sigma-70 family RNA polymerase sigma factor, producing the protein MLPSIDGNDAGKHTSFAEQYIVHQERLRGYVSSLVTNWSDAEEVFQRTSLCLWRKWEAFDPARGFLPWAFGVARIEAKRYLAEKGRQQQMLSDAAMEALDKAIIQNSDAIDERLSALEHCVNKLQVANRALLRALYQKNASVEEAAATFGLTANAVYKRVRKIRELLHRCIDRQLSPAGDQP
- a CDS encoding FecR domain-containing protein, with the translated sequence MSDHKGPYGEMIADVEICDLIDACVSNQATPDQWLRLSRLIVDREDVRACYAAQSMANARLAALLQIGEQDELGVFTQIEQEPAPRVMSSIPKRKPAIEISSEALLTLLCGAAAVVLVCGVVMSQWLITTRVDSGPIAVTEQVPPAVLRQVEANAGAEIAVHPRELFASTLIELPSGKYEATTSVGATIKLAGPARLRIEDHLTWKLFTGKMVVHAPPAAKGFTVKTDNAEIVDLGTEFGVIVDSAGVTSVAVFDGKVDLASGESQKSLVIGDGFTISKTGRLDHLSIIDPSRFEEPGEDLTPPLISEVRNNSLISFGACQIIRGGFREDALAYVDRKHQWNGVDASGLPEELVGVDYVRMVNDWKFDEQIEERDDLEFAVTFARPATVYLLVDERITPPIWLRRNFAKTGMQVGLDEGTHNCVRTGLSYEKEQAKGPGNSIDVVMRVWKTDLPEGGELKIGPIGSKSRGWVVPCIVARPL
- a CDS encoding DUF1559 domain-containing protein, producing MSLSRKKGFTLVELLVVIAIIGVLIALLLPAVQQAREAARRMQCTNHMKQLGLALHNYHDTYRAFPAISYDHEVNGGDEARHASWSWGTLILSQLEQGAAYDILAPSRPDRLHEAVTKPAKLAVLQTPLTTWRCPSDTGPELNSHYKINDGSGTAGNRKELATANYVGVNSAGDVDRANTHNGIFVPGTNVQGNKRWVVAMRDILDGTSNTAMVGERAWMQNGVEIGAAVVFGHNGNADIENNADYNNGFITVVGGGKPHINTIDTCGSGCNDNDGRQGFSSMHPGGAQFLFGDGSVHFLSENIDDNIGGGTDSTYERLMNRYDGQPVGAY
- a CDS encoding carboxypeptidase-like regulatory domain-containing protein: MYRMISNSPWLALAIMTAAFVGCGNDLPPVGEVYGTVKLNGEPVEGCQVMFEPIAGGRSSSAMTDADGRYTLRYNGDADGALLGKHKVRLITARGTRRDDNGRIVDPGVKEKLPKEYNSETTQVVEVTSGDNPIDFEVAVSK
- a CDS encoding sigma-70 family RNA polymerase sigma factor, whose translation is MISTPDPSATNQSSFAEAYIANQERLKGYVYSLVFNWNDAEEVFQRTSLGLWKKWEQFDPEREFLPWAFGMARIEAKRFLAEKGKQELMLSDAAMEALDTALVDRADGWNERLAALEQCVKKLPTQQRSMLWASYKKASSVEQIGQMFGLSANAVYKRLRRIREQLHQCIDLRIAMGGDGK
- a CDS encoding FecR domain-containing protein; this encodes MNSRRAVQGKLVANAAVLDLIDLCLTDRATPDQWKTLSQLIVDEPLVRDCFAAQAIASSRLAMIAGFEVSPAEPVATRLAAELATPVKRSWSPRLPKVQIPVSRAALVTLAAGVMLVLVGYGALVGYQSWVSSGVPTANLASGGVPAAVRIFNVAGETEPREFHGTEVFELPSGSYQAETSAGARIQLTGPIRVRVESPLAWRLFYGKMIADVPPEGYGFTIQTNQAKVIDLGTKFGVAVDRDGDTKVVVYEGNVELVSGRKKKSLTVGDAWTVPTTEQFEPLTFSDPVTFLEAGDIPPSVIGKVMHNGVDRRATYQIVRAGFQEDALAYTDRVHQWNGILSSGLPPQLLGLDYVRMANDWKFDANDSLRDDLEITYEFNRPAVAYLLVDERLAKPPWLRQNFRDTGWVIGLDKGSHHDPETRLSYELDQAKGAGASIDVLLRVWRVVLPEGGELKIGPIGNQKDDWVVPCLVARPI
- a CDS encoding DUF1559 family PulG-like putative transporter, whose protein sequence is MNACRKRGFTLVELLVVIAIIGVLIALLLPAVQQAREAARRMQCTNHLKQLALALHNYHDTFGVFPAISYDHEVNGGDENRHASWSWGTCILPQIEQSNAYDILAPSHPDRLHEAVNKADKLRVLQTPISSWRCPSDVGPELNSHLTINNGSGNQAQDVQIATANYLGVNHSGDIGRTTKNAAVNGIFVAGTNVAQNRRMVCRLRDVLDGTSNTAMVGERAWMLGGVELGAGLVFGHTGNEDIEDSHNYKDGFIAVVGAGKTHINMNDTCGTGCDDRDGRQGFSSLHPGGAQFAFADGSVHFLNENIDDDFGGPVDTTYERILSCNDGQVTGNY
- a CDS encoding carboxypeptidase-like regulatory domain-containing protein — protein: MIRGFHFGRLLALTAIGAALVGCSDGNTPPLGDVHGQVTYNGTPVDGCNVIFTPAASGRSSSAVTDADGYYVLKYSATAAGALVGEHRVELTTARDRIVSDEGQLRDAGRKEIFPKEYNAETTQVVEVTGWDNTIDFHVVGK